In Saccharomyces eubayanus strain FM1318 chromosome XIII, whole genome shotgun sequence, one DNA window encodes the following:
- the UBX4 gene encoding Ubx4p — MATVTVKYNFQLFKCKVSSNSTLNDVLHQSLQFFQVPASSNEWTLLHLSKPVPLDLPWRLLNLPMGVNLELSKNSNFRVAKNDNHNGTPSKTIKIRFQIPGRDSTIKEVSLNEPIAPILRSVSGFTEGDFKIQVFSQIVDYKTIENDSLTLENLGIQESSSIRLLIPGSLSGNAENNISNTATPLKQALSPMTTPATVAEPPSHELHKPSVFLPSNEPLAVDQMEEEEDYELTVEQARRYQQMLSMKAGTLGGPILTKRLREQAAHGLSKKNKSVTECLLRIKFPDRSHIEIAFKPDEDMHTVYDIVSQSLLDDKINFTLNQSHPFKPLANDDQKLLEDLEFGSKTMLLFETDSTSTGPFLKPHLLKDAQKISHQATVTPSPESTDSSNTQSHSDNVPKIKKTLNKVPKWLKLSKK; from the coding sequence ATGGCAACGGTTACCGTGAAGTACAACTTTCAGCTTTTCAAATGCAAAGTATCGTCCAATTCCACGTTAAATGACGTTTTACATCAATCTTTACAGTTCTTCCAGGTGCCCGCCTCTTCCAACGAGTGGACGTTGCTACATTTAAGCAAGCCCGTGCCATTGGACCTGCCATGGAGATTGCTGAATCTACCAATGGGCGTCAATTTAGAACTATCGAAAAACTCCAACTTTCGGGTGGCAAAGAACGATAACCACAACGGTACGCCCTCAAAGACTATTAAGATACGATTTCAGATTCCAGGAAGGGATTCAACAATCAAAGAGGTTTCGCTAAATGAACCAATTGCCCCAATTTTGCGAAGTGTTAGCGGCTTTACAGAAGgtgatttcaaaattcaaGTCTTCTCCCAGATCGTAGATTATAaaactattgaaaatgacaGTTTAACCCTGGAAAATCTAGGAATCCAAGAGTCTTCCTCGATCAGACTACTTATCCCCGGTTCGTTGTCTGGAAATGCCGAGAACAATATTAGCAACACCGCTACTCCACTTAAGCAAGCTTTGTCCCCAATGACAACTCCAGCAACAGTAGCCGAGCCACCCTCCCACGAACTTCATAAACCTTCCGTATTCTTGCCTTCAAACGAACCGCTAGCGGTTGACCAAAtggaggaagaagaagactaCGAATTGACCGTGGAACAAGCGAGAAGGTATCAACAAATGCTATCTATGAAAGCCGGTACTTTAGGTGGTCCTATCCTAACGAAAAGGCTCAGAGAACAAGCAGCCCACGGtctatcaaaaaaaaacaagtCTGTCACTGAGTGCCTACTAAGAATAAAGTTTCCTGATAGAAGCCACATTGAAATAGCATTTAAACCAGATGAAGATATGCATACCGTTTATGACATCGTTTCACAATCCTTGCTCGATGACAAAATAAACTTCACATTAAACCAATCACACCCTTTCAAACCCTTAGCCAACGATGATCAGAAGCTACTGGAGGACTTGGAGTTCGGTTCTAAAACAATGttactttttgaaactgaTTCAACTTCCACTGGTCCATTCTTAAAACCTCATTTGCTGAAAGATGCGCAAAAAATCTCACATCAAGCAACCGTGACCCCGTCACCAGAGTCTACCGATAGTTCTAACACACAGAGTCACTCTGATAATGTTCcaaagatcaagaagacTTTGAATAAAGTACCTAAGTGGCTGAAGTTGAGTAAAAAATag